The following are encoded in a window of Bradyrhizobium sp. WBOS07 genomic DNA:
- the pks2 gene encoding type I polyketide synthase codes for MTLLSADCAILRKSGCLLVQRIDPAVEAINGVRRRAQDPRQCRRQQSAGWTIDRRINNVIRHVLIWIDKAYKNKVLIVTAIAVVGIGCRLPGHINSPDALWGALLAGADLVGEIPPQRWNADDDYEPVAGVAGCSVSRWGAFLDDPLGFDHRFFGIGEPEALAMDPQHRLLLEVTWEAAEHSGRDPRRLFGTDAGVFFGLSHQDYMQVTRDAGAMGLAYAFTGTPFSMASGRVAHAMGLTGPAISMDTACSSSLVAVHAARRSLLARECQVAFAGGAMLMFSPTTFASASGLGMLSPTGRCHAFDARADGFVRAEGCGVVMLKRLSDALRDSDRVLAVIRGSAVNQDGRTHNILAPSRAAQIAVIDRALAEAQVDPSSVGMIEAHGTGTPVGDTEEYHSLSSRYGRHSPCALGSLKSNLGHAESAAGVLGLIKATLALSHGVVPRSLHFHQLPAHLQPIETRLFVPTDSSPWPSTGADGLRRAAVSSYGMSGTNAHVVLEQAPHAPALSFSSEAAVTHDQPWLFPMSSTSPEALRVSAGRLAAWLDASAGRHRPNDVARTLACRRGHRPVRHALIATTLADLTAQLRGLAVDQSIDADWPDHDGSGPVFVFSGQGSQWDSMGAALIDIDPVFAGVVGAIEPLIQTLCGFSVTDALRRPAQLDGIERIQPAIFTIQVALAASLKAKGVVPSAVIGHSMGEASAAVVAGALSLEDGVRVICHRAMLCQTLAGSGAMAVVGMTAAAVREDLARRRIDDVEIAVLAAPASTVVGGAAAAVQRLVAAWQAEGRYAREVAVDVASHTSQVEPILAQLSERLAGVTAHRPHTPMYSTVLFDPRETPVCDGAYWIDNLRQSVRFRPAVQAALEDGHRVFVEFSPHPIVSHAVLENASATDFAVRALASMTRGEPMHNGLLDLVGAIYVAGAEIDFNVLYPDGQLLDVPLPAWTHYPLFLAPATPAAGPHHLPSTHPLLNVHRVLHEEPERHVWACEIGLDAHPWLADHQVNGTPLFPGAAFCEMALAAARTVLGTSLVEVQTITFDHALWLEPSMPIVCTAVPDRPGELNFRLESQAESEARVHASGRLCGAASAKPPAVHNVAALRAAHATPLAADEVWRWFDSHGIQYGPSFRALAPELRLSADGASLFADLRLPTSFRTSARGYTVHPVLLDACFQTVGAFARVVSETNGRLLLPLSVRSLRLHRTDADAAHCMTRLVAVDALHVEVDIDLLDASGRVLLSVEGLAMGSGAAEQHADAVACNSRLLDITWQSWDIPRATVRLEDGAWLLLDADDAGHRLMLDLERGLRAQGFKSGILSGAGAEKGGAWRGQIEDALHQHRPGAVVVALPRGNEPASPDVSRANISSLIHVADALRQCERRPRLFVVTCMAQRVLPDDTVQLAHAGVRGWLRAIGAELPVLHPTQIDVCPQADVSLLRAQLLSGSDEDETALRGGSAYVARLQRSPLSHADRRMMDRDAARDGLRLEIRVPGDLESLEMTAFERRAPGDGEVEVVVHATSVNFADVLVALGRYPSLDGRAQGLGLDFAGIVTAVGPGVSAFRVGDRVAGLCGEGAWGTYLTCDARLLVAIPRALTDAEAAAILTTSATAMYGLEDLARIGPGDKILIHSATGGVGQAAVAMARAAGAEIFATAGSEARRELLRAGGIRHVYDSRTAAFAEQIRQDTSGYGVDVVLNSLTGAAQRAGLGLLAAGGRFIEIGKKDIYGGTWLELSPFKRNLSFFAVDLAQMCITAPARVQALLARVMRLVGEERLPLPDIATYPLDDAADAIRIVGGAGHTGKLVLAVPTTGHVRVPATPERFTPFKPDGAYIVTGGLGGLGLFLADAMSAAGAGRIILNARAKPTEAATGVLSAMKARGTEVEVISADIAEPSTARRVVGAATATGLPLRGVLHGAAVVEDGILPSVTDEKLHRNWAPKVQGAWHLHAATLKQQLDWFCCFSSVAALFGSPGQSAYAAANGWLDTFTQWRRAQGLPSSAIGWAAWADIGAGAHLSARGDARMIEPRDGAYAFETLLRHDRGYAAYVHLDGAPWLTSLAARSPFAAAMSQASEAKAEPARRLRTELRRAPPDERPALLRRLIIEHLGVILRRTVNPDRSFFDYGLDSLGTLQLLIALEADTGIRLRSVNVTTVRALADTLSAAMQRLQPAGADASD; via the coding sequence ATGACGTTGCTCTCAGCCGACTGCGCGATTCTTCGAAAGTCCGGTTGCCTGTTGGTCCAGCGTATTGACCCGGCCGTCGAGGCTATCAACGGTGTAAGACGACGTGCCCAGGATCCCCGTCAGTGCCGCCGACAGCAGTCTGCGGGCTGGACGATCGATCGACGGATCAATAACGTAATCCGGCATGTATTGATTTGGATCGATAAAGCTTACAAAAACAAGGTCTTGATTGTGACTGCGATTGCTGTCGTCGGCATTGGCTGCAGACTTCCGGGACATATCAACTCCCCGGACGCCTTGTGGGGGGCGCTCCTGGCCGGCGCCGACCTCGTTGGGGAGATTCCGCCGCAGCGCTGGAATGCCGACGATGACTACGAGCCCGTCGCAGGCGTGGCGGGCTGCTCGGTTTCGCGCTGGGGCGCGTTCCTCGACGACCCGTTGGGCTTCGATCATCGCTTTTTCGGCATCGGCGAACCCGAGGCCCTCGCCATGGACCCGCAGCACCGGCTGTTGCTCGAGGTCACCTGGGAGGCCGCCGAACATTCCGGTCGCGATCCGCGCCGCCTGTTCGGGACCGATGCCGGTGTGTTCTTCGGCCTCTCGCATCAGGACTACATGCAGGTCACGCGTGACGCAGGTGCAATGGGCCTCGCCTATGCATTCACGGGAACGCCCTTCAGCATGGCGTCGGGACGGGTCGCCCATGCGATGGGGCTCACGGGTCCTGCCATCAGCATGGACACGGCCTGCTCGTCCAGTCTCGTCGCCGTGCACGCGGCGCGGCGCAGCCTGCTCGCCCGCGAGTGCCAGGTCGCGTTTGCCGGCGGGGCCATGTTGATGTTCTCGCCCACCACATTCGCCTCGGCGTCAGGGCTCGGCATGCTGTCGCCGACAGGACGATGTCACGCGTTTGACGCGCGTGCCGACGGCTTCGTGCGCGCCGAAGGCTGTGGGGTGGTGATGCTCAAGCGACTGAGCGACGCCCTGCGCGATAGCGATCGCGTGCTCGCAGTCATCCGCGGCAGCGCCGTCAACCAGGACGGACGCACGCACAACATTCTGGCGCCTTCCCGCGCGGCCCAGATCGCGGTGATCGATCGCGCGCTTGCCGAGGCGCAGGTTGATCCTTCATCCGTCGGCATGATCGAGGCGCACGGCACCGGCACGCCGGTGGGCGATACCGAGGAGTACCACAGTCTCTCATCACGATATGGACGACATTCGCCCTGCGCCCTGGGCTCGCTCAAGAGCAACCTTGGCCACGCGGAATCGGCGGCGGGCGTCCTGGGTCTGATCAAAGCGACGCTCGCGCTTTCACATGGCGTCGTGCCGCGATCCCTTCACTTCCATCAGCTGCCTGCGCATCTCCAGCCGATCGAGACGCGGCTTTTCGTCCCGACGGACTCCTCGCCCTGGCCCTCGACCGGCGCTGACGGACTCCGCCGCGCGGCCGTATCGTCCTACGGAATGTCCGGCACGAATGCCCACGTCGTGCTCGAGCAGGCGCCTCACGCGCCTGCTTTGTCTTTTTCGTCGGAAGCCGCCGTAACACACGACCAGCCGTGGTTGTTTCCGATGTCTTCGACCTCGCCGGAAGCGCTTCGCGTTTCGGCCGGGCGCCTTGCCGCTTGGCTGGACGCAAGCGCCGGCCGTCATCGCCCCAATGACGTTGCGCGGACTCTCGCGTGCAGGCGCGGGCACCGGCCGGTCCGGCACGCGCTCATTGCGACAACGCTCGCCGATCTGACAGCGCAATTGCGCGGGCTCGCCGTCGATCAGTCCATCGATGCGGATTGGCCCGACCATGATGGAAGCGGTCCCGTCTTCGTATTCTCCGGACAGGGCTCGCAGTGGGACTCGATGGGCGCGGCGCTGATCGACATCGACCCGGTCTTCGCTGGGGTGGTTGGCGCCATTGAACCTCTGATTCAGACCCTCTGCGGCTTCTCGGTGACCGATGCCCTGCGTCGACCCGCGCAACTCGACGGCATCGAACGGATCCAGCCCGCCATTTTCACCATCCAGGTCGCGTTGGCGGCGTCCCTGAAGGCCAAGGGTGTGGTGCCGTCGGCGGTGATCGGCCATTCGATGGGGGAAGCGTCGGCGGCAGTCGTGGCCGGCGCACTCTCGCTCGAAGACGGCGTGCGGGTGATCTGTCATCGCGCCATGCTGTGCCAAACGCTTGCTGGATCGGGTGCCATGGCCGTCGTCGGGATGACGGCGGCGGCGGTTCGCGAAGATCTTGCGCGCCGGCGGATCGACGACGTCGAGATCGCCGTACTGGCTGCTCCGGCCTCGACGGTGGTGGGGGGCGCTGCCGCGGCCGTGCAGCGCCTCGTCGCTGCCTGGCAGGCCGAGGGCCGGTACGCCCGCGAGGTCGCGGTCGATGTGGCCTCGCACACGTCGCAAGTGGAGCCGATCCTCGCGCAGCTGTCGGAGCGCCTTGCGGGGGTGACTGCGCACAGACCGCACACGCCGATGTACAGCACCGTGCTGTTCGATCCGCGCGAGACCCCCGTTTGCGATGGCGCTTACTGGATCGACAACCTTCGGCAATCGGTCCGATTCCGTCCGGCCGTGCAGGCGGCGCTCGAAGACGGACACCGCGTCTTCGTCGAGTTTTCGCCGCATCCCATCGTGTCCCACGCGGTGTTGGAGAATGCTTCGGCAACCGACTTCGCCGTCCGCGCGCTTGCATCGATGACTCGCGGCGAGCCCATGCACAACGGGCTTCTGGACCTGGTCGGCGCCATCTATGTCGCCGGGGCGGAGATCGATTTCAATGTCCTTTATCCCGATGGCCAGCTGCTTGACGTCCCGTTGCCGGCCTGGACGCACTATCCTCTGTTCCTTGCGCCGGCGACGCCGGCCGCAGGTCCGCATCACCTGCCGTCAACGCATCCGCTGTTGAACGTCCACCGCGTCCTGCACGAAGAGCCGGAGCGCCACGTCTGGGCTTGCGAGATTGGTCTCGATGCCCATCCCTGGCTTGCGGACCACCAGGTGAACGGAACGCCGCTCTTCCCGGGCGCTGCCTTCTGTGAAATGGCGCTCGCCGCCGCGCGCACGGTCCTTGGCACGTCGCTCGTCGAAGTGCAGACCATCACATTCGACCACGCGTTATGGTTGGAGCCATCGATGCCGATCGTCTGCACGGCAGTGCCGGACCGACCGGGTGAGCTGAATTTCAGGCTCGAGAGCCAGGCGGAGAGCGAAGCGCGGGTCCATGCGAGCGGCCGGCTTTGTGGCGCTGCCTCTGCAAAGCCGCCGGCCGTGCACAACGTAGCCGCGCTGCGCGCCGCTCACGCGACACCCCTCGCCGCGGACGAGGTGTGGCGGTGGTTCGACTCGCATGGCATCCAGTACGGCCCGTCATTTCGCGCACTGGCCCCGGAACTGAGGTTATCCGCGGACGGCGCTTCGCTCTTTGCGGATCTTCGGCTCCCGACCTCGTTCCGAACAAGCGCGCGCGGCTACACCGTGCATCCCGTGCTGCTTGATGCGTGCTTCCAGACCGTCGGGGCATTCGCCCGGGTGGTTTCGGAGACAAACGGGCGCTTGCTGCTGCCGCTCTCGGTGCGAAGCCTCCGGCTCCACCGCACGGACGCCGACGCCGCCCATTGCATGACCCGCCTGGTCGCGGTCGACGCCCTGCACGTCGAGGTGGACATCGATCTGCTCGACGCCTCCGGTCGCGTGCTGCTCAGTGTCGAGGGATTGGCAATGGGGAGCGGCGCGGCGGAACAGCATGCCGATGCGGTCGCCTGCAACTCGCGCCTGCTCGACATCACCTGGCAGTCATGGGACATCCCTCGCGCCACGGTCAGGCTGGAGGATGGCGCCTGGTTGCTGCTCGACGCCGATGATGCGGGACACCGCTTGATGCTGGACTTGGAACGAGGCCTGCGCGCGCAAGGGTTCAAGTCTGGCATCCTCAGCGGCGCCGGAGCGGAGAAGGGGGGCGCATGGCGCGGGCAGATCGAAGACGCTCTGCATCAACATCGTCCCGGAGCTGTAGTGGTGGCCTTGCCACGCGGCAATGAGCCGGCGAGTCCCGACGTATCCCGGGCGAACATAAGCAGCCTGATCCACGTGGCCGACGCCTTGCGGCAATGCGAGCGGCGGCCCCGCCTGTTCGTCGTCACATGTATGGCACAACGCGTCCTGCCGGACGACACCGTTCAGCTCGCCCACGCTGGTGTGCGTGGCTGGCTGCGAGCAATCGGTGCCGAGCTTCCCGTCCTCCATCCCACCCAGATCGACGTGTGCCCGCAGGCGGACGTGTCATTGCTTCGCGCTCAGCTGCTGAGCGGCTCGGACGAAGACGAAACGGCGCTGCGCGGAGGAAGCGCGTATGTCGCACGACTGCAGCGAAGCCCGCTCAGTCACGCCGATCGCCGCATGATGGACCGCGACGCGGCCCGCGATGGTCTTCGCCTGGAGATCCGCGTGCCCGGTGACCTTGAGAGCCTGGAGATGACCGCCTTCGAGAGGCGTGCGCCGGGCGACGGCGAGGTGGAGGTCGTGGTCCATGCCACAAGCGTCAACTTCGCGGATGTGCTCGTCGCCCTTGGCCGCTATCCCTCACTTGATGGCCGTGCGCAGGGGCTTGGCCTGGACTTCGCCGGCATCGTCACTGCGGTCGGGCCTGGCGTTTCGGCCTTTCGCGTTGGCGACCGCGTGGCCGGGCTCTGCGGCGAGGGCGCCTGGGGCACGTATTTGACTTGCGATGCACGCCTGCTGGTCGCAATACCCCGTGCGCTCACGGATGCCGAAGCGGCCGCCATTCTCACGACAAGTGCCACGGCCATGTATGGCCTCGAGGATCTGGCCCGGATCGGGCCTGGCGACAAGATTCTCATTCATTCGGCGACCGGCGGCGTCGGCCAGGCGGCTGTGGCCATGGCCCGCGCGGCTGGTGCAGAGATATTTGCAACAGCGGGCTCCGAGGCGCGGCGGGAGCTGCTGCGCGCCGGCGGCATCCGTCACGTGTACGATTCTCGAACCGCGGCATTCGCCGAGCAGATCCGGCAGGACACGTCAGGGTACGGCGTCGACGTCGTTCTCAACTCGCTCACCGGCGCGGCCCAGCGCGCCGGCCTCGGGCTCCTCGCGGCCGGCGGGCGCTTCATCGAGATCGGCAAGAAGGACATCTATGGGGGCACGTGGCTGGAACTGTCGCCGTTCAAGCGTAACCTCTCGTTCTTTGCCGTCGATCTTGCGCAGATGTGTATCACTGCTCCGGCCCGCGTGCAGGCACTGCTCGCGCGAGTCATGCGTCTTGTCGGGGAGGAGCGGCTGCCCCTGCCTGATATCGCGACCTATCCTCTCGACGATGCGGCTGACGCCATTCGCATTGTTGGCGGCGCAGGTCACACCGGAAAGCTCGTGCTCGCCGTTCCAACGACCGGCCATGTCCGCGTGCCGGCGACGCCGGAGCGGTTCACACCGTTCAAACCCGATGGTGCGTACATCGTCACCGGCGGCCTTGGCGGGCTCGGCCTGTTCCTCGCTGATGCGATGTCCGCAGCCGGAGCCGGTCGCATCATTCTCAACGCGCGCGCCAAGCCCACCGAGGCGGCGACGGGCGTGCTGAGCGCGATGAAAGCACGGGGTACCGAAGTTGAGGTGATAAGTGCCGATATCGCGGAGCCATCGACCGCACGGCGCGTTGTCGGAGCCGCCACTGCGACTGGCCTGCCGCTGCGAGGTGTCCTGCACGGTGCCGCCGTCGTCGAGGACGGCATCCTCCCCTCTGTGACAGACGAGAAGCTGCATCGAAACTGGGCGCCCAAGGTCCAGGGCGCCTGGCATTTGCATGCGGCGACGCTGAAGCAGCAACTCGACTGGTTTTGCTGTTTCTCCTCGGTTGCGGCGCTGTTCGGTTCGCCCGGTCAGTCGGCCTACGCCGCCGCCAACGGGTGGCTCGACACATTCACGCAATGGCGGCGTGCCCAGGGGCTGCCGTCCTCGGCGATCGGCTGGGCGGCGTGGGCGGATATCGGCGCCGGTGCGCATCTTTCGGCCCGCGGCGATGCGCGAATGATCGAGCCGCGCGACGGTGCTTACGCATTCGAGACGCTGCTGCGGCACGACCGCGGGTATGCCGCCTATGTCCATCTCGACGGCGCCCCATGGCTGACGTCGCTCGCCGCGCGCAGCCCGTTCGCGGCGGCGATGTCGCAGGCCTCAGAGGCAAAGGCCGAACCGGCGCGCCGCCTGCGCACGGAGTTGAGACGCGCGCCGCCCGACGAGCGGCCGGCCCTGCTGAGGCGTCTGATCATCGAGCATCTCGGTGTCATCTTGCGCCGTACGGTAAATCCGGACCGCTCGTTTTTCGATTACGGCCTCGACTCGCTCGGGACGCTCCAGCTGCTGATTGCGCTCGAGGCCGACACCGGCATCCGGCTCCGTTCCGTGAACGTGACGACCGTGCGTGCACTCGCGGACACGCTGAGTGCCGCCATGCAGAGATTGCAGCCAGCCGGAGCAGATGCCAGTGACTGA
- a CDS encoding condensation domain-containing protein, with protein MLTLWRPSAASMESAKRAPVSPVLPSYEQEQHLHAFRACELRHEAMARLLVVVWDEAGRCDLRAMTHVVTAHVRRHDTYHSWFEELGGAIVRHVLPDPGAIQMEPSTLGEACAEDWQKHVMATPAPFAWDCFRFGILQRASGFTCFASIDHLHADATIIAFLMTEIRSAYRAVLDGERPLQLGSPGRYLDYCSSQRQRAAATTLADPEVNRWIAFLHRNGGRMPSFALPLGVLEDRYHAEYVHVDILEDTVMDAFESACHAAGARAIGGLLACAALTERELVGRSHYSVVTPTTTRRSPKAFRTSGWCVGVVPIDFAVQQRRFPELAFAAQRNFDERMSLAELPIELVLELAAGLPTIGSVASGGVMLSYMDVNVPPLSAQIAREWHQANGRVYINQGIAAQVAIWLFRTQRGLSLTAAYPANETARVSMHRYVEAFADACRRAADALLPTYSDVGRER; from the coding sequence GTGCTGACGCTCTGGCGTCCGTCTGCTGCGTCGATGGAGAGTGCGAAGCGCGCGCCGGTGTCCCCCGTATTGCCGAGCTACGAACAGGAGCAGCATCTACACGCCTTCCGCGCCTGTGAGCTGCGGCACGAGGCGATGGCGCGGCTGCTCGTCGTCGTGTGGGACGAAGCCGGGCGGTGTGACCTCAGAGCCATGACGCATGTGGTGACAGCACATGTGCGCAGGCACGACACCTATCACAGCTGGTTCGAAGAGCTTGGCGGAGCAATCGTACGGCACGTACTCCCAGACCCCGGGGCCATCCAGATGGAGCCTTCGACGCTGGGGGAGGCATGCGCGGAGGATTGGCAGAAACATGTCATGGCAACTCCAGCACCGTTTGCATGGGATTGCTTCCGATTTGGCATTCTCCAGCGTGCGAGCGGGTTCACTTGCTTCGCAAGCATCGACCATCTGCACGCCGATGCGACCATCATAGCGTTCCTGATGACGGAGATCCGCTCGGCCTATCGCGCTGTGCTCGACGGCGAGAGGCCGCTTCAGCTGGGATCGCCGGGGAGGTATCTGGATTACTGCAGCAGTCAGCGCCAGCGGGCGGCCGCGACAACGCTGGCGGATCCCGAGGTGAACCGATGGATCGCGTTCTTGCACCGCAACGGCGGGCGGATGCCCTCTTTCGCGCTGCCGCTCGGTGTGCTGGAGGATCGCTATCACGCGGAGTACGTGCATGTGGACATCCTCGAAGACACCGTCATGGACGCATTCGAGTCCGCGTGCCATGCCGCCGGCGCGCGGGCGATCGGCGGTCTGCTGGCTTGCGCAGCGCTGACCGAACGGGAATTGGTTGGCCGTTCGCACTACAGTGTCGTCACGCCCACGACGACGCGAAGATCGCCAAAGGCTTTCAGGACGAGCGGTTGGTGCGTGGGAGTGGTGCCAATCGACTTCGCCGTGCAACAACGAAGGTTTCCTGAACTTGCCTTCGCGGCCCAGCGCAACTTCGACGAACGGATGAGCTTGGCCGAGCTGCCGATCGAGCTCGTGCTGGAGCTGGCGGCCGGATTGCCGACGATCGGGTCCGTTGCCTCAGGCGGGGTCATGCTATCCTATATGGATGTGAACGTTCCTCCGCTCAGCGCGCAGATTGCCCGCGAATGGCATCAGGCGAATGGGAGGGTGTACATCAACCAGGGCATCGCCGCGCAGGTTGCGATCTGGTTGTTCCGTACGCAACGTGGGCTCTCGCTCACGGCAGCCTATCCGGCCAACGAGACGGCTCGCGTATCGATGCACCGCTATGTCGAGGCGTTTGCGGACGCATGCCGCCGCGCCGCCGACGCATTGCTGCCGACGTACTCCGATGTCGGTCGCGAACGATGA